The proteins below come from a single Deltaproteobacteria bacterium genomic window:
- a CDS encoding GNAT family N-acetyltransferase has translation MAGVIEVRLLRASDERSNFESGNIELDHFFRKFAGQNQFRHHIGATYVAIENVKIVGYATIAAGHIEIENLPKNKRQKLPNYPLPILRLARLAVAKEAQGSGVGRLLLRVVFEIAGNMAKTVGCIGVVVDAKDDAITFYQRYGFEPFNVIEGALESRPQTLPMFLPIGAIPYSPLSA, from the coding sequence ATGGCTGGTGTTATCGAGGTCAGGCTTCTTCGCGCATCTGACGAACGTTCTAATTTCGAATCCGGCAACATTGAACTAGACCATTTTTTTCGTAAATTCGCTGGTCAGAACCAGTTTCGTCATCATATTGGCGCGACTTATGTAGCAATCGAAAATGTTAAAATAGTGGGTTATGCAACAATTGCTGCAGGTCATATCGAGATTGAAAATCTTCCAAAAAACAAGAGGCAAAAGTTACCAAATTACCCATTGCCTATACTTCGTCTTGCTCGTTTGGCAGTAGCTAAAGAAGCTCAAGGTAGTGGAGTTGGCCGGCTGCTTCTTCGTGTAGTATTTGAGATCGCTGGTAATATGGCTAAAACGGTTGGATGTATCGGAGTGGTTGTTGATGCTAAAGACGACGCAATTACTTTTTATCAGCGATATGGTTTTGAACCTTTTAATGTTATTGAAGGTGCATTAGAGAGTCGACCTCAGACTCTACCGATGTTTCTACCTATTGGCGCAATTCCTTATTCCCCCTTGTCAGCTTA